The following are encoded in a window of Gloeothece citriformis PCC 7424 genomic DNA:
- a CDS encoding IS1 family transposase (programmed frameshift), whose protein sequence is MSCPKCASNNIRKNGHRRGKQNHQCQDCGRQFIDYYSQVGYPKEVKENCLTMYVNGNGFRAIERITKVNHNTVIRWVRQVGIKLSNQKETSSIPDVAQLDELQTFVGKKKNKRWIWTSVDKDNQGILEYVIGDRSSDTFEGLWNKIKHWNCYFWITDGYKVYPNFIPDGDQIISKIYMTRVEGENSRLRHYLARLHRKTFCYSKSDEMLFLSVKLLAYYLKNKNLSLII, encoded by the exons ATTAGTTGTCCAAAATGTGCCTCTAATAATATTAGAAAAAACGGTCATAGACGAGGGAAACAAAACCATCAATGTCAAGATTGTGGACGGCAATTTATTGATTATTATTCTCAAGTAGGTTATCCTAAAGAAGTCAAAGAAAACTGTTTGACTATGTATGTAAATGGCAATGGATTTAGAGCAATTGAGAGAATAACGAAGGTCAATCATAACACTGTAATCCGTTGGGTCAGACAAGTAGGGATTAAACTATCAAATCAGAAAGAAACTTCTAGTATTCCTGATGTGGCTCAGTTAGACGAATTACAAACATTTGTTGGTAA AAAAAAAAATAAAAGATGGATCTGGACATCTGTTGATAAGGATAATCAAGGTATTTTAGAATATGTAATTGGAGATAGAAGTTCAGATACCTTTGAAGGATTATGGAACAAAATCAAACATTGGAATTGTTATTTTTGGATAACGGATGGCTATAAAGTTTATCCAAATTTTATTCCAGATGGAGACCAAATTATTAGTAAAATATATATGACAAGAGTTGAAGGAGAGAACAGTCGATTACGACATTACTTGGCCAGACTACATCGTAAAACTTTTTGTTATTCAAAGTCAGATGAAATGTTATTTTTATCGGTTAAACTACTTGCTTATTACTTAAAAAATAAGAATCTGTCTCTAATTATTTAA
- a CDS encoding ABC transporter ATP-binding protein, protein MNQLEAQNLTLTYEKTIIVRDLNLSIPTGKISILVGANGCGKSTLLRGLGNLLKPHSGTVYLDGKAITKLPNKWVAQKLGILPQNPLAPEGLTVRELIAQGRYPYQNWWQQWSVEDEKFVQKALATVNLIEFADRPLDTLSGGQRQRAWIGMVLAQNTDILLLDEPTTFLDLAHQIEVLDLLYELHHQKTLTIVMVLHDLNLACRYADHLIAIRNQQIYSQGHPQQIMTQTMVKDVFGLDCQIMIDPIALTPMCIPLTRKYSSS, encoded by the coding sequence ATGAATCAATTAGAAGCACAAAACTTAACTTTAACTTATGAAAAAACTATTATTGTTCGGGATTTAAATTTAAGTATTCCAACTGGAAAAATTTCAATTTTAGTTGGAGCAAATGGTTGTGGAAAATCTACTCTTTTACGAGGATTAGGCAATTTACTTAAACCCCATTCTGGCACGGTTTATCTGGATGGAAAAGCGATTACTAAATTACCCAATAAATGGGTCGCTCAAAAGTTAGGAATTTTACCCCAAAATCCTCTCGCACCAGAAGGGTTAACCGTTCGAGAATTAATCGCTCAAGGGCGTTATCCTTATCAAAACTGGTGGCAACAATGGTCAGTAGAGGATGAGAAATTTGTTCAAAAAGCTTTGGCTACTGTTAATCTGATTGAGTTTGCCGATCGTCCGTTAGATACTCTTTCAGGAGGACAAAGACAACGAGCGTGGATTGGAATGGTTTTAGCTCAGAATACTGATATTTTATTATTGGATGAGCCGACTACTTTTTTAGATTTAGCCCATCAAATAGAAGTTTTAGACTTATTATATGAACTGCATCATCAAAAAACGTTAACGATTGTTATGGTTTTACACGATCTTAATTTAGCTTGTCGTTACGCCGATCATTTAATTGCTATTCGTAATCAGCAAATTTATAGTCAAGGGCATCCTCAACAAATTATGACTCAAACAATGGTCAAAGATGTTTTTGGACTAGATTGTCAGATTATGATCGATCCGATCGCCTTAACACCGATGTGTATTCCCCTGACCCGAAAATATTCCTCTTCATGA
- a CDS encoding FecCD family ABC transporter permease, whose amino-acid sequence MVKPWHNENNSFLVIRPQGIPMSFRFQRQVLRILPILGLITLIGMIVSVSIGDYPISMINALKTVGGIGTITPNEQLIVNTLRFPRTLVAFLVGVGLGCAGTITQGITRNPLASPDIIGINAGASLATVTLIVLLPDISATMLPLAAFGGALIVSLLIYWAAWRSGGSSGRLILIGVGFSLIAGALTNIMLTFGRIGQVSQALVWLAGSVYGRSWEQASAILPWIVFFGLLSFFLTRELNILSLGDDLARSLGCSLGWQRGLLLLCSVALAGASVSVAGTIGFVGLMAPHLARQLVGVSYQGLLPTAAMMGGMLVVVADLLGRLLFFSIEIPCGLITSVIGAPYFIYLLIRNR is encoded by the coding sequence ATGGTCAAACCCTGGCATAATGAGAATAATTCTTTTTTAGTCATTCGTCCTCAAGGGATTCCGATGTCTTTTCGGTTTCAACGACAAGTGTTGAGGATTTTACCTATCTTGGGACTGATCACTTTAATCGGGATGATTGTAAGTGTTAGTATAGGTGACTATCCCATCTCAATGATAAATGCCCTTAAAACAGTGGGGGGAATAGGGACTATCACCCCAAATGAGCAATTAATCGTCAATACTCTGAGGTTTCCAAGAACTCTAGTTGCTTTTCTGGTGGGGGTGGGGTTGGGTTGTGCAGGGACAATTACCCAAGGAATTACCCGTAATCCCCTAGCCTCACCTGATATTATTGGGATTAATGCCGGAGCTTCTCTGGCAACAGTAACGTTAATCGTTCTCTTGCCGGATATAAGTGCGACAATGTTGCCCTTAGCTGCTTTTGGAGGAGCTTTAATCGTATCTTTGCTGATTTACTGGGCTGCGTGGAGGTCAGGGGGGTCTTCAGGGCGATTAATTCTCATCGGAGTAGGGTTTAGCTTGATAGCAGGAGCATTAACCAATATTATGCTAACCTTCGGACGTATTGGTCAAGTCAGTCAAGCCTTAGTCTGGTTAGCTGGCAGTGTGTATGGACGAAGTTGGGAACAAGCGAGTGCGATTTTACCCTGGATTGTATTTTTTGGCTTATTGTCTTTCTTTTTAACGAGGGAATTAAATATTTTGTCGTTAGGAGATGACCTTGCTCGGAGTTTAGGCTGTTCTTTGGGGTGGCAACGAGGTTTGTTACTGTTATGTAGTGTCGCCTTAGCTGGTGCATCTGTATCGGTAGCGGGAACAATAGGCTTTGTAGGGTTAATGGCCCCTCATCTAGCTCGACAATTGGTCGGAGTTTCCTATCAAGGATTGTTACCTACAGCCGCTATGATGGGAGGAATGTTAGTGGTTGTAGCAGATTTGTTAGGACGGCTTTTATTTTTCTCGATCGAAATTCCCTGTGGTTTAATTACATCGGTTATTGGTGCGCCTTATTTTATTTATCTGTTAATTCGCAATCGTTAA
- a CDS encoding FecCD family ABC transporter permease has product MLSQKLANGRNFQLFSGLLSIGLILILSFVLSLVYGATDISFEEVVRSLIAFDGSTEHLIVRGLRLPRSLIAVLVGAALAVAGALIQGLTGNPLASPGILGINAGAAFAVVASTFIFGNYQTETLIWVGFGGAAMSAIAVYGLSSLGRGGLNSLNLIIAGAAITAFLSSLTSGILVVSQQTLDDIRFWLAGSIAAKDLFLFKQVLPYLLVGLILAMAMGRQLTLLNLGEDTAKSLGQRTVLIKGLVGICITLLAGASVALAGPISFIGLIVPHLARFWVGIDYRWILPYSALLGAIILLNADCLSRVLLQPRELPVGLVMPLLGAPFFLYLTSSKVK; this is encoded by the coding sequence GTGCTATCTCAAAAATTGGCAAATGGTCGAAATTTTCAGCTTTTTAGCGGACTATTAAGTATAGGATTGATTTTAATCCTGAGTTTTGTTTTAAGTCTTGTCTATGGAGCTACAGATATTTCTTTTGAAGAGGTTGTTCGCTCTTTAATTGCTTTTGATGGCTCAACAGAACATCTAATTGTACGAGGTTTGCGACTCCCGCGATCGCTAATAGCCGTATTGGTCGGGGCTGCCTTAGCGGTAGCTGGAGCTTTGATACAAGGATTGACAGGAAACCCCCTTGCCTCGCCGGGAATTTTGGGAATTAATGCCGGTGCGGCTTTTGCCGTAGTAGCCTCGACTTTTATTTTCGGAAATTATCAGACAGAAACTCTCATCTGGGTTGGTTTTGGAGGAGCAGCCATGAGTGCGATCGCGGTTTATGGCTTAAGCTCTTTAGGAAGAGGAGGCTTGAATTCACTGAACTTAATTATTGCAGGAGCGGCCATAACTGCTTTTTTATCTTCCCTTACCAGTGGGATTTTAGTCGTCAGTCAACAGACTCTAGATGATATCCGTTTTTGGTTAGCCGGTTCTATTGCTGCTAAAGATCTATTTTTATTCAAGCAAGTCTTACCTTATCTTTTGGTAGGTTTAATTTTGGCTATGGCTATGGGACGACAATTAACCCTTCTGAATTTAGGAGAAGATACCGCTAAAAGCTTAGGACAGCGTACCGTCTTAATTAAAGGCTTAGTGGGGATTTGTATTACCTTGCTGGCCGGTGCCTCTGTTGCGCTTGCCGGCCCGATTAGTTTTATTGGGTTAATAGTGCCCCATTTGGCTCGGTTTTGGGTAGGAATTGATTATCGTTGGATTTTGCCCTATTCAGCTTTGTTAGGAGCAATTATTTTATTAAACGCTGATTGTTTGTCGAGGGTACTGCTTCAGCCCAGAGAGCTACCAGTCGGCTTAGTTATGCCATTATTAGGAGCGCCCTTTTTCCTCTATTTAACAAGTTCAAAAGTCAAATAA
- a CDS encoding aspartate aminotransferase family protein — MNVKEINTTIPQSALLKANLTSKQQEHIESLIWRYTQKTANSKRLTQKYRTVLADPRNASGFNLLLKEMYYPTIGEKAIGSKIWDIDGNEYLDFTMGFGVNLLGHNPPLIKAALQEQLTKGIQLGPQAELAGEVAQLICELTGMERVAISNTGTEAVMAALRIARAATGRQKTVIFSGSYHGHFDGTLAKIKTVENTKKVVPKYPGVPSNWVQDILVLKYGEFESLDIIKTHAEELAAVIVEPVQASNINLQPHDFLHQLRQLTQELGIVLIFDEMVTGFRIHLGGAQAWFGVKADLATYGKIVGGGLPIGIIAGKATYLDHIDGGWWNYGDESKPQTETTFLAGTYCKHPLTMASARAILQYLKAQGNQLQEQLNQRTSKFVARLNAYFDADGVPLQMTNFGSLFGRCFSANSITNSQSLNLQNSALLIVNELLSYHLLDEGVFLRGSSGFLSTAHSEKNLDDVIESVKSSIEKLRQGGFLI, encoded by the coding sequence ATGAACGTTAAAGAAATTAACACAACAATCCCTCAGTCAGCCTTATTAAAGGCTAATCTTACCTCTAAACAACAAGAGCATATAGAAAGTTTAATCTGGCGCTATACCCAAAAAACCGCAAACTCAAAACGTCTAACTCAAAAATATCGTACAGTTTTAGCCGATCCTCGTAATGCTTCAGGATTTAATTTACTCTTAAAAGAGATGTATTATCCGACTATTGGAGAAAAAGCGATCGGATCTAAAATTTGGGACATTGATGGCAATGAATATTTAGATTTTACGATGGGGTTTGGGGTTAATCTTTTGGGTCATAATCCTCCATTAATTAAAGCAGCTTTACAAGAACAATTAACTAAAGGAATTCAACTCGGGCCACAAGCAGAATTAGCAGGGGAAGTCGCCCAGTTAATTTGTGAACTAACCGGCATGGAACGAGTGGCTATCAGTAATACAGGGACAGAAGCGGTAATGGCTGCTTTACGTATCGCTAGAGCAGCAACGGGTCGTCAAAAAACGGTCATTTTTTCTGGCTCTTATCACGGTCATTTTGATGGTACATTAGCGAAAATTAAAACCGTTGAAAACACAAAAAAAGTTGTTCCTAAATATCCGGGTGTACCGTCTAATTGGGTTCAAGATATTCTAGTTCTTAAATATGGAGAATTTGAGTCTTTAGACATCATCAAAACCCACGCCGAGGAATTAGCGGCTGTTATTGTCGAACCGGTACAAGCGTCGAACATTAACTTACAGCCTCATGATTTTTTACATCAACTACGACAATTAACCCAAGAATTAGGGATTGTTTTAATTTTTGATGAAATGGTAACAGGATTTCGGATTCATTTGGGAGGGGCGCAAGCTTGGTTTGGTGTTAAAGCAGATTTGGCGACTTATGGCAAGATTGTTGGGGGTGGGTTGCCCATTGGAATTATTGCGGGTAAGGCGACTTATTTAGATCATATTGACGGGGGTTGGTGGAATTATGGGGATGAGTCAAAACCTCAAACCGAAACGACTTTTTTGGCTGGAACTTACTGCAAACATCCTTTAACAATGGCTTCTGCTAGGGCAATACTCCAATATTTAAAAGCCCAAGGAAACCAACTACAAGAACAACTCAATCAACGTACCTCAAAATTTGTAGCAAGATTAAATGCTTATTTTGACGCTGATGGTGTTCCTCTTCAGATGACAAACTTTGGCTCACTTTTTGGTCGGTGTTTTTCTGCCAATTCTATCACTAACTCTCAAAGTTTAAATTTACAAAATTCTGCCCTTTTAATAGTTAACGAGCTTTTATCCTATCACTTACTCGATGAAGGCGTATTTTTACGGGGAAGTAGTGGGTTTTTGTCTACTGCTCATAGTGAGAAAAATCTTGATGATGTTATTGAGTCTGTTAAAAGTAGTATCGAGAAATTACGTCAGGGAGGTTTCTTGATTTAA
- a CDS encoding non-ribosomal peptide synthetase, which produces MNKKTIETIYPLSPVQQGILYHSLSSPNKGVYIVQTCYRFEGQKLNLEAFKQAWQEIINRHPVFRTSFHWDRYKEPFQVVHKQVTVVWQEYDWTHFSATEQQQQLTNFLSADSRSDFNLSQAPLLRLILIELDDKTYQFIWTKHHLISDGWSNARVLKELLDIYFALCYKKPSPVNRSRPYGDYIAWLGQQDLSQAQLYWQKILKGFTAPISLKLPATKEVFDYGERSLNLSQEETAILQTFAQHYKLTINTLVQGAWAILLSRYSGENDVVFGVTSSGRPPSLAGSESIVGLLINTLPLRVQFPDDAVVISWLQDLQSQQIEQQDYQYSPLSEVQRWSEVRGAVELFESILVFENYPKDAKVNAWGQDLGITQVRAQEKPHYAFTLSASLGSILSLQLLYHSHRCDGVTATQILGHLKTLLLGMAANPDRSLSLLPLLTPPEIEQLQIWNNTQALYPQHQCIHELFEEQVERSPLSIAVIWEDQQLTYEELNNRANQLAHYLKKRGIKPDSIVGLCLDRSLEMIIALFAILKAGGAYLPLDVALPSQRLALILEQAEISLLLTQQRHLKQFSQNPLEIFCLDRDWSIVAQNSKNNLPVETIPSHLAYVIYTSGSTGNPKGVMIEHRSLVNHTLVATDHYSITSSDRVLQFASISFDAAAEEIFPTLITGATLVLRSEEMLRTIPHFLQQCQNLALTVLDLPTAVWHQLTTELAEGSKLPSSVRLVIIGGESANPKFLALWQQQVSPSVRLMNSYGPTETTIVATICDLTDIAPSDIVPIGKPISNVQAYVLDSHLNPVPVGVSGELYLGGVGLARGYLNQPELTGEKFISNPFDKSLNSRLYKTGDKARYRRDGCLEYLGRIDHQVKVRGFRIELGEIETTLERSPSVQKAVVLLKENQSGQGNLIAYILPQKGKLILEDELRNFLQKSLPHYMIPSIFIPVDQFSLTTNGKVDRRLLPDPNLYRRTEVKAYIPPRTPIETKMAEIWANVLNLERVSLEDNFFELGGHSLLITQLLVKIRSDFGLDLPLRSLFESPTLAKLSERIEVLNQSKNVEPHSQVELDRQNLIADATLDLTISPNSNPFIFTSDPNSILLTGATGFLGAFLLADLLQQTQGKIYCLVRSHSSDAGLQKIKNSLKSYLLWQEDFSDRIIPLNGDLSKPLLGFSQEEFEHLANHIDVIYHNGAWVHHFYPYSVLKSTNVLGTEEILRLASLVKIKPVHFISTISVFGGNHSSGVKIIREQDSLDNTYIPTSGYVQSKWVAEQLVSLAGDRGLPVCIYRPGRISGHSQTGISNPNDFVYRLILGCLELKKAPSFDMSLDLVPVDYVSQGIVYLSRQENSIGKAFHLLNPYPFSSSQLIDWLQTKNYFINRVSDEEWQATLVNIAHNYPEHPLYSLIPFFMAHKSEKKALNSALIEFDCHNTITQLAQKGIVCPPITDQLLEAYFSSFVTGL; this is translated from the coding sequence ATGAATAAAAAAACGATTGAAACAATCTACCCCCTTTCTCCTGTTCAACAGGGTATTCTCTATCATTCCCTGTCGTCTCCTAATAAAGGAGTTTATATCGTTCAAACCTGCTATCGGTTTGAGGGTCAAAAGCTTAATCTTGAAGCTTTTAAACAAGCTTGGCAAGAAATTATTAACCGTCATCCCGTTTTTAGAACTTCTTTTCATTGGGATCGCTATAAAGAACCTTTTCAAGTTGTTCATAAACAAGTAACAGTTGTTTGGCAAGAGTATGATTGGACTCATTTTTCCGCAACTGAACAGCAACAGCAACTCACAAACTTTTTAAGTGCTGATAGTCGCTCTGATTTTAACTTATCTCAAGCCCCTTTGTTGCGTTTAATTTTAATTGAATTAGATGACAAAACATATCAGTTTATTTGGACAAAACACCATTTAATTTCTGATGGTTGGTCTAATGCAAGAGTGCTAAAAGAATTACTTGACATTTACTTTGCTTTGTGCTATAAAAAACCGTCACCAGTTAATCGTAGTCGCCCCTACGGAGATTATATTGCTTGGCTAGGACAACAAGACCTTTCCCAAGCTCAATTATACTGGCAAAAAATACTTAAAGGTTTTACAGCACCGATATCTTTAAAACTTCCTGCTACAAAAGAAGTTTTTGATTATGGGGAAAGATCTCTTAATTTATCTCAAGAAGAAACAGCTATTTTACAAACTTTTGCCCAACACTACAAGCTAACTATTAACACTTTAGTTCAAGGGGCCTGGGCAATCCTTTTAAGTCGTTATAGTGGAGAAAATGATGTTGTTTTTGGGGTTACTTCTTCAGGTCGTCCTCCTAGTTTAGCTGGTTCAGAGTCGATAGTGGGATTATTAATCAATACCTTACCTTTACGAGTACAATTCCCTGATGACGCTGTTGTTATCTCTTGGTTACAGGATCTTCAATCTCAACAAATAGAACAGCAAGATTATCAATATAGCCCTTTAAGTGAAGTTCAAAGATGGAGTGAAGTCCGGGGCGCTGTGGAACTGTTTGAGAGTATTTTAGTATTTGAAAATTATCCCAAAGATGCCAAGGTAAACGCATGGGGTCAAGATTTGGGGATTACTCAAGTTCGTGCCCAGGAAAAACCTCATTATGCTTTTACTCTCAGTGCTAGTCTTGGTTCTATTTTATCTTTGCAGCTTTTATACCATAGCCATCGCTGTGATGGGGTTACGGCTACTCAAATTTTAGGGCATTTAAAAACTTTGCTCTTAGGTATGGCAGCTAACCCAGATCGATCTCTTTCATTATTACCTCTTTTAACGCCACCTGAAATAGAACAACTACAAATATGGAACAACACCCAAGCTCTTTATCCTCAACATCAATGTATTCATGAGTTATTTGAGGAACAGGTAGAGCGATCGCCTTTATCGATAGCGGTAATTTGGGAAGATCAGCAACTCACCTATGAAGAACTCAATAACCGGGCTAATCAACTCGCTCATTATCTAAAAAAACGAGGCATTAAACCAGATAGCATTGTTGGGTTATGCCTTGATCGTTCTTTAGAGATGATTATTGCCTTATTCGCCATTCTCAAGGCAGGAGGTGCTTATCTTCCTCTAGATGTCGCTTTACCTTCACAACGACTAGCTTTAATTCTAGAACAAGCCGAAATCTCCCTTTTACTAACCCAACAGCGACACCTTAAACAATTTTCTCAAAACCCTTTAGAAATTTTCTGTTTAGATAGAGATTGGTCTATAGTCGCTCAAAACTCTAAAAACAATCTTCCTGTTGAGACAATCCCCTCTCATTTAGCCTATGTGATTTATACTTCTGGGTCAACGGGAAATCCCAAAGGCGTGATGATTGAACATCGGTCGTTAGTTAATCATACCCTAGTGGCAACGGATCATTACTCTATTACAAGTAGCGATCGGGTTTTACAATTTGCTTCTATCAGTTTTGATGCGGCAGCGGAAGAAATTTTTCCGACTTTAATAACGGGAGCTACTTTAGTCTTGCGAAGTGAGGAAATGTTACGCACTATCCCCCATTTTCTACAACAATGTCAAAATTTAGCCCTCACCGTTTTAGATTTGCCTACTGCCGTCTGGCATCAACTCACCACCGAACTCGCAGAAGGATCAAAGTTACCCTCGTCTGTTCGTTTAGTGATTATTGGGGGTGAAAGTGCGAACCCTAAATTTTTGGCTCTCTGGCAGCAACAAGTCTCCCCATCGGTGCGTTTAATGAATAGTTACGGGCCAACTGAAACCACGATTGTTGCTACTATTTGCGATTTAACTGATATTGCCCCTAGTGATATTGTTCCCATCGGAAAACCCATCAGTAATGTTCAAGCCTATGTATTAGATTCTCATCTTAATCCGGTTCCGGTTGGGGTGAGTGGGGAACTTTATTTAGGAGGGGTTGGACTAGCGAGAGGATACCTTAATCAACCGGAGTTAACCGGAGAAAAATTTATTTCTAATCCTTTTGATAAATCGTTAAACTCTCGCCTTTACAAAACGGGTGATAAAGCGCGTTATCGTAGGGATGGATGTTTAGAATATTTAGGAAGAATCGATCATCAAGTCAAAGTCAGAGGGTTTCGTATCGAATTAGGGGAAATTGAAACGACTTTAGAGCGATCGCCTTCAGTACAAAAAGCAGTAGTTTTACTCAAGGAAAATCAATCCGGTCAAGGAAATTTAATCGCTTATATTCTGCCTCAAAAAGGTAAATTGATCTTAGAGGATGAACTACGCAACTTTTTACAAAAAAGTTTACCCCATTATATGATTCCCTCAATTTTTATCCCAGTCGATCAGTTTTCTCTCACGACTAATGGTAAAGTTGACCGTCGCTTACTGCCAGATCCTAATTTATATCGGCGAACAGAGGTAAAAGCTTATATTCCACCTCGTACCCCAATTGAAACTAAAATGGCTGAAATTTGGGCTAATGTATTAAATCTTGAACGAGTTAGTCTTGAAGATAATTTTTTTGAGTTGGGAGGCCATTCTTTACTGATTACTCAATTACTGGTTAAAATTCGCTCAGATTTTGGCTTAGATTTACCTTTACGTAGTTTATTTGAGTCTCCTACTCTAGCTAAATTATCTGAAAGAATAGAGGTTTTAAATCAGAGTAAAAATGTTGAACCTCACTCTCAAGTTGAACTAGATCGCCAAAATTTAATCGCTGATGCTACTCTCGATCTGACTATTTCTCCTAATTCTAATCCGTTTATTTTTACCAGCGATCCTAATTCTATTTTATTAACAGGAGCAACTGGCTTTTTAGGGGCGTTTTTATTGGCTGACTTATTGCAGCAAACTCAAGGAAAAATTTATTGTTTAGTTCGTTCCCATAGTTCTGATGCAGGGTTACAAAAAATCAAGAATTCTCTTAAATCTTATTTATTGTGGCAAGAAGACTTTAGCGATCGGATCATTCCTTTGAATGGTGATTTGTCTAAGCCATTATTAGGGTTTTCTCAAGAAGAATTTGAGCATTTAGCCAATCATATTGATGTGATTTATCATAATGGGGCTTGGGTTCATCATTTTTATCCTTACTCGGTTCTTAAATCTACCAATGTATTAGGAACTGAAGAAATTTTACGATTAGCAAGCCTTGTTAAAATTAAGCCGGTTCATTTTATCTCAACTATTAGTGTTTTTGGAGGAAATCACTCATCGGGAGTGAAAATTATTCGAGAACAAGATAGTCTTGATAATACTTATATTCCTACCAGTGGCTATGTCCAAAGTAAATGGGTAGCTGAACAGTTAGTCAGTTTAGCCGGCGATCGCGGCCTTCCCGTCTGTATTTATCGTCCCGGTCGAATTTCCGGCCATTCTCAAACGGGAATTTCTAACCCCAATGATTTCGTTTACCGCTTAATTCTCGGTTGTCTTGAACTTAAAAAAGCCCCTTCTTTTGATATGTCACTTGATCTTGTTCCTGTCGATTATGTGAGTCAAGGAATTGTCTATCTGTCGAGACAAGAGAATTCTATCGGTAAAGCCTTTCATTTACTTAACCCTTATCCTTTCTCTTCGAGTCAATTAATTGATTGGTTACAAACAAAAAATTATTTTATTAATCGAGTTTCTGATGAGGAATGGCAAGCCACATTAGTTAATATTGCTCACAATTATCCTGAGCATCCTTTATATTCTTTAATTCCATTTTTTATGGCTCATAAATCCGAGAAAAAAGCTTTAAATTCAGCTTTAATTGAGTTTGATTGTCACAATACAATTACACAATTAGCACAGAAAGGAATTGTTTGCCCTCCCATTACCGATCAATTACTAGAGGCTTACTTTTCTTCGTTCGTCACAGGGCTTTAG